GAGAACAACCTTCGGAGTTTCAGACAGGTATACATCTGCATGTGTTCagagaaaacaacaacattttttagaCATATTATTGGACCTGATGTTTGATTGAGCGCTACCAAAGCATCAATAACAGTGTGATCAGTCAGTGTTCCAGTCAGTGTTTGAAAGACACTACTGATTGTGACCAGCCTCCTCACAATAAAAGGGTCAGTGCAGGCCTGGTCAAGCTGCCCTCTTGTCTGGCATCAGATTTAGACACACAACTGAAAAGAGAGCTTTGTCTGAGAGCAGGCTTGGGCGTTCATGACAAAGCAAACTGTTGTACGAGTGGGAGGGGCCAATGTTAACCAGGGGACATTGGTGACTTATGGTCgcagagggtgtgtgtgtgtgtgtgtgtgtgtgtgtgtgtgtgtgtgtgtgtgtgtgtgtgctttaaaGGGGTGTCTGCCACTACCAGCTGCAGCTCTACACACAAATAGCAGCAGGCAAGCTATTGTTATTTAATTAAGTCAGGAATCATTTAGAAGAATTTGCataaggtttggggtcagtaagattttttttttaatgaaattaatactttttattcagcaaggatgcattttacttctaattcaatttttttctttctattcttcatagaattctgaaaaaaaaaaaaattatcatggtttcctcaaaaatattaagcagcacaactgttttcaacattgataatattaagaaatgttacttgagcagccaatcagcatattagaatgatttctgaatgatcatgtgacactgaagactggagtaaaggcCAACTGACATGGTGAGAATATGAGACTCTTTAAGAAAaaacgttaaaaaaaaatcttaccgaccccaaatttttgaacggtagtgtataatgtgaTTATTTTAGTGCAGAGAAACAGAAGAATGAAAAAATGAACTGTGTGgaattcactgtaaaaaatgatcgattttaacggtaaaagactgtaaaatgccacggtaaaaaaattaattggttAACAGAAAGTTTCCATCCATACTACAccgtgaataactgtaataaatctaactgtatatatgtaaaacactgttaaaattacagtttctggaagtgaaaaataacattactgTATAATTTACAGCAAAAAAACGTAAACTGACATTCCCAGAATTCCCTATGTGacacatttgatgtattttcaatgtttcttcttagtttttttctaatcagGTATGTACATTAAGGTTTTATGTCACATCTAATGttgataaattaatgtttattgcattttttaatgtcATGTGTGTTATAATGGTGTAGTGTTTGTgggaatgacactgtgtgcaccttctatatattagtatttactTTCTCAGCTTgcggaaaatctgcttgtgatgagttctgattcatcatgtgactttcTCATCAACACCTTTTTTTGGTGGTTGCCAATGTAAAGGTACAAAATAGatattaggttggtaaattaacatcagttaatgaaatatgtttttttttttactgtaaatttcatTTAAATCTCCTATATTTTTAGGAGAGATGTCTCCTAGGTTAACACAATGAGAGCtgatatttgaatattttacaTGTGTTACACCCACAGGATGTTGACAACGCCTCCCTGGCCCGTCTGGACCTGGAGAGAAAGGTGGAGTCCCTGCAAGAAGAGATTGCTTTCTTGAAGAAGCTTCATGATGAGGTACTGAACCACCTGGAGACAGAAACACCAAAAATGAGATCTCTTTAATATCTCGCTTGTTTGACAAGAAAAACACCCCAATAATCTCATATGCATCTCCTTGAGAGTTTCAGAATAGATCTCAGATTTGCATAGACATGCAATCAAAAATGAGATTTTGAATTCAAACATTTCTCTTCGGATTCTTCTGAGACCAAATGATCTGAGCAATACTCCACGTTATGTTTATAGATCTATAATCTTTTCTTCTAATGAATttcaggagaaacatctgagacaaagCTGACACTTTAAAGAAACAACTCAGAATCTCTTGAGCTATAAAGAGCAATCTCTGAACAATAAAAAGAATTACATTTCCTCTGGGGATTAAACTTTTCTGCTCTCAGTCATGGTTTTCTGGCTGACTGACACTTTTGTTGGGTTGTTAACATCAGGGTATTGTCTGGCATGTGTGAGCCGCTGCCATAGTGATTAAATGGGTTGTGGAAACGGGCGTAATTCCAAGAGAATAAAGCTGAAACATTGTTTCAGGATCAGGACGGACATTAGTTCAGGGCTGATAGAGTCATATTTGCTCTTTTTACATTCAAATCAAAAACTAAAAATCTACActaaaagtttgggatcagtaagatttttttgaagaaGGAAACTGTACTTATATTtagcaataatgcattaaattgattaaaaaaaaaaaaaggtgacagtaaaagacatttttaatgttaccaaataaatgaatgctgttctttttaactttccattcatcaaagaatcctgaaaaaaatgcatcacggtttccacaaaaatattaagtagcacaagtgttttcaatattgataataaaaagaaatgattctcaagcatcaaatcagcatattagaatgatttctgaagaatcatgcgacactgaagactggagtaatgatgctgaaaattcagctttgccaaactgtattttaaaatatgaaagttattttaaattgtaagcaatatttcacaaaattactgtttttactgtatttttgattaactaAATGTCTTAGTGAGCGTAAGGGACTTTTTTCtggacaccaaacttttgatcaGTGCAAACTGTGCATTTGGATTGTTCAAATCCGTGAATTTTCCAACATCTCCAAAGGAACTTGCCGAACTCCAGATGCAGATCCAGGAACAGCATGTGCAGATTGATATGGAAGTGGCCAAACCTGACCTCACCGCTGCCCTGAAAGACGTCCGGCAGCAGTATGAGACTCTGGCTTCCAGGAACATCCAGGAATCTGAGGAATGGTACAAATCCAAGGTCAGTATCTCTGCTAATTTAtcaaacaacaataataatgcataataaaatgcataattataataaataaataggcctatcaacttttaaaaaaggggaaaaaaattccCCATATTCCATATCTTTCCTATATagtcttttcatttttaaagttgTGCATCCAGTTCAAACATGTTGTATGGCCTGTGCAGTTCGGTAACATTAATACATTTACAGAACATTCTGAGCTTCTATGCTAATTTTATAGCTCTATTACTGTAtgtctatttttatttctccAAAGGAAAGTTGATACAGATCAAATAAATCTCCTGAGATACTAAAAAGCAACAaagaaacaataaaacaaaggaTCATTTAGCATTATTGTGAGTGGAAGTGCTGCTGATCTTTTAAGACAGTGTGAGATGTTTCAGGAATGAGTAAGTATCAACTCAGACATGGCAGATGGTCCACGTAGAGGCTTTTGTGGATTTCGAGACCATCTGCTCTTGTGTCACAGTATTGATCATCCTAATGGACCTATTGATCGATTAGCCTAGATCTTCAAACCTGAAACTAGAACAATCATCAGTGTCATTCAGTtgtaaacagaaaacaaaagccAGAGAGGCAGATGGAGCTTTATCTTTATCCTAATCTCGTACTTTCTCTTCCTTTGTAGTTTGCTGACCTGTCAGAAGCTGCTGCCCGCAACAACGAAGTGATACGTCTGGCCAAGCAGGAGGCCAATGACTACCGCCGCCAGCTTCAGTCTCTCACCTGTGACTTGGAAGCTCTTAGAGGAACCGTGAGTACTGGAGGAAATTATATTAgcattattttagtatcattatgATAATATCCAAGCtaacagggaatgttctcagaactttaGCTAATactctggcaaggttctctcaaatttatgaacaaatgttcttccaataatattaatagaatgtttgatgtatagtttattttatttcagttttttattttttaaatacatcaagttaaactaaatgaaaatgagaaatgttgcattGGCAACTACagtagctgaaataaaataagtttaggttttttaatattttattttagtaacaaaaatgttttttatgattttagttaactataataaccctgattaAGTGTTTTATATTATGGCTGCTtgaagggataattcacccaaaaatgaaaatttgatgtttatctgctttcccccagtgcatccaaggtgtaggtgactttgtttcttcattcgaacacaaatgatgatttttaactccaaccgttgctgtctgtcagtcaaataatgtgagtgaatgggaacaaaatcaataagagtcgagcaaacttgcatagacaaatccaaattaaacctgGTGCTCATTaggacacactgatgtcctaagacacgaaacggttggtttgtgcgagaagctgaacagtatttatataaatttttacctctaatacgccgctatgtccaactgcgttcagcacttgcttagtgaggtctgatcgcgctctgacagcagaagtgatgtctcgcgcttatacttcaatgagtgctagacatcacttccattgtcagagcgcgatcagacctcactaagcgaacgcagttggacatagcggcgtattagaggtaaaaaattatataaatactgttcggcttctcacacaaaccgatcgtttcgtgtcttaggacatcaatgtgtcgtcacgagccgcagggtttaatttggatttgtctatgcaagttttctcgactcttattgttcgagttcccattcactcgcattatttgactgacagacggcaacggttggagttaaaaatcataatttgtgttcgaatgaagaaacaaagtcacctacatcttggatgcactgggggaaagcagataaacatcaaattttcatttttgggtgaactaccctcTTTAAATGACAAATTATTGAATCCATAATTTCAGAATGAGTCCCTGGAGCGTCAGATGAGAGAGTTGGAAGAAAACTTTTCCATGGAGGCACACGGTTACCAGGACACCATCGGGCGTCTAGAGGACGATATCCACAACATGAAGGATGAGATGGCGCGTCATCTACGTGAATATCAGGATCTGCTGAATGTTAAAATGGCCCTGGATATTGAGATCGCCACCTACAGGAAGCTGCTGGAAGGGGAAGAAAGCAGGTAAATTCTTGCATTTTTGTTTTGGGATTCTCTGTTTAAAGGTGCACTCAACATGGACTTACATTATAATGAATAATGTAATTGGTTTTTGGTTACTGACGAAATTGtagaaatgtgcttttaactAGTAGTATTTACggtttatttacttttatactATTTATCAGAGCTGCACGAATAATCATTAAAAGATCGCAATCTcaattcaaacacccacgcgatcttattcctaaatgacaatcaTTCGGCTATGTCTGATAAACCTTTGAAAAGTACGATCACAGTGAACACTCAAATCTGCATTTGTGCTGCCGCTGAGCCAGAGGAGAGCAGTTATCATGTATAGAtataaaacagcttcacaaacagtcttttcaaccacacagtatcattatttctgtcttacaataattcaaatgatcacagaagtactgtgataaaagtttatagttcagatataaacactgatgtctacggaagcaaacaaaatagagtaaatcacctattgaaagtaacttgatgcttcaaataaagattgtatcaattacatcattacaccagtaggtggcgacaagtgacttgtgtaaaaaaaaaaaaaaaaaattagtcattgaatcattcattcaagataTGCGTTCAAAAaaagctgattcatccagtaatggaAGTCGTTATGATtgagagatttgttcaaaaacgctgtttcagtattagtttttatttcaacatttctaattttagtttcattaatattaatattttagcttATTTCAAttgccaaaaaaaataatagttttactttcagttaataaataaaactttctaaAAATAGAACTAATTAAGCATTTTAACCCTGTTAACTagacaatttattattattattaattaaattaattaattatttaattaataataataataattagttaattaataataataattattattaataataataataattagttaattaataataataataacctcATCATGTCAGCCTCTTAAAGTGACCTGCTCAATGTAAAATAGCTTTTATTAGGCTACTGAAActacaaatatatacatttcaaaAGTACCATTTATTTCTTTAGGGCTAAAACATTTTAACGAGGAAAAAATACTGAGTGCAACTTTGACTTGGCtatcttcaaaataaattacaaaaatgtttttgaattaacAATTGATCATTTCTCCATTTCTTTCTAGGATCACCACACCATTTCCCAATTTCAAATCATTAACCCTGCGAGGTACAGTATGCTTCAGATCATCCTTATGAACGTTGTGAACATTGGAAAAACAATGCTGAATGTAAATAATGGATTACAACCATAAAATAGTGCATAATTATGATAACAAATaatcaacttttaaaaatggacaagaAGATTCTTTCCATATTCTATACCTTGTgttaaaatcaaatcaaatacaTGTTTACATGCAGTAGGAataaacatggtttgtgtatGAAGCCATTTAAATTCAAAATGAATTTAGAAATCAAAACTGTCAGTTTTTTTGCTATTCAGCCCAAGTTAATAGCTTTGCATATTTTTGGGCCTATACAGTTCACATTAACATAAAACCAGCTGAGAACCACTGGCATTTACTTCTCTGTGTCTGACCATGTCGAAGCACAATCACACTTTTACAATGAAATGACTATATTTGGACTATATTCTGCCTGCAGAGACCGTGAAGGAAACCAGACCTGTGATCGACAACCTGTCAAAAAAGGTGCTGATAAAGACCATTGAGACCAGAGATGGACATGTGAGTGGCATGAAAAGAGTTTTAATATAAGATATTaagttttttaatgaaaatgatgACCTTTTGACCTTTCAATACTTGCAGATAATTAACGAGTCCACTCAAAACCAGGATGATCTGGAATGAACCGCATGTGTACCTGTGACCAGTAGAGGCACTAGACAGCTGAAGAACCTCGCTGAAGTAGAACAAGAAGGAGAATGAagtttcttttgttgtttctgttgaga
The nucleotide sequence above comes from Chanodichthys erythropterus isolate Z2021 chromosome 23, ASM2448905v1, whole genome shotgun sequence. Encoded proteins:
- the vim gene encoding vimentin, with product MSSRSSTSSYKRMFGAERAAMTRSTYSSRQYSSPVRTTTRGSYSSAPPSIYMSRGVRVRSSAPLPRISTDTLDFGLADAINLEFKANRTNEKAEMQHLNDRFASYIEKVRFLEQQNKILVAELDQMKGKGASRVGDLYEDEMRELRRIVDQLTNEKARVEVDRDNLGEDIERLKEKLQEEMIQREDAENNLRSFRQDVDNASLARLDLERKVESLQEEIAFLKKLHDEELAELQMQIQEQHVQIDMEVAKPDLTAALKDVRQQYETLASRNIQESEEWYKSKFADLSEAAARNNEVIRLAKQEANDYRRQLQSLTCDLEALRGTNESLERQMRELEENFSMEAHGYQDTIGRLEDDIHNMKDEMARHLREYQDLLNVKMALDIEIATYRKLLEGEESRITTPFPNFKSLTLRETVKETRPVIDNLSKKVLIKTIETRDGHIINESTQNQDDLE